Proteins encoded by one window of Sciurus carolinensis chromosome 12, mSciCar1.2, whole genome shotgun sequence:
- the LOC124961123 gene encoding protein FAM136A-like, with translation MVEVQQLWVQKVVDSMMKSVERENTWKMQGLMFQCSASCCEDSQDSMQQVHQCIECCHAPLAQAQTLVTSELEKFQDHLAWCTMHCNDTVKDSIDAGSKELQMKQQLASCVTKCVDDHSTSSQL, from the coding sequence ATGGTGGAGGTACAGCAGCTCTGGGTGCAGAAGGTGGTGGACTCCATGATGAAAAGTGTGGAGAGggagaacacctggaagatgcAGGGCCTCATGTTCCAGTGCAGTGCCAGTTGCTGTGAGGACAGCCAGGATTCCATGCAGCAGGTACACCAGTGCATTGAGTGTTGCCATGCACCTCTGGCTCAAGCCCAGACCTTGGTGACCAGTGAGTTGGAGAAGTTCCAGGACCATCTGGCTTGGTGTACCATGCATTGCAATGACACAGTCAAAGATTCAATAGATGCTGGAAGTAAAGAGCTTCAGATGAAGCAGCAGCTGGCCAGTTGTGTAACCAAGTGTGTGGATGACCACAGCACCTCATCCCAACTATGA